gcggcctctgcctgcggagtggacggagctttctgcttctgcttctgagtgttgttcccatctccatcggcgactgctttatgcttgccgctacgaatgcggtcctcttcttcgccatttgcatagcgtgccgctatctccatcatcttgctcatggagatgtcgcctgtccaaccgaacttcaggtacagatctctgtaccgcacgcctgccttgaaggcgcagatccTTGGTGCTCTGTGGCGTTCtctaccgtgtggtagagggttgtccaacgctggatgaaatcgcgcaggggctcattctgcttctggacacagtgctggagctccacgagaccagcagggcgtttgcacgtcccctcgaacgtcctgatgaagactcgggccagatctgcccacctGTAGATGCTCGaaggagctaactggttcagccacgctcgtgccgagccgtcgagcatcagggggagatgtttcatggcgacctggtcatcaccaccaccgatctggaccgccacccgGTAGTCATCCaggcacgtttctggcttggattctcttctaaacttgctgatccccgtcgccaatcggaagttgggagggatgtcaaccgaacggatggcccgactgaaacactcggggccagagacgatggtcctgcttccactcggacggtctctatcgtgaccatcgcggtgggctcgactcctgtcgaccttcctctgggcgatgtaccctcttgcgtcgggccttggatcataagtgtcaccgaccgaacgccgatcatcatgatgtcggggcccgtagggcccaccccgcggaggggtgcgtgaacggcgacgatcttcggggttcatggaacgactgcctcctctgtgtcgctgatgagaatcggggctgaaaactgaccgatgcgtgttcgcgtgaacagaactattgtggatcctgttgtgcgactgggagaccgctgaattcTGTTGCTGCACtgcgtgcaacagggcacggatctgctcaatcCCTTTGCCAGCCTTTGAAtctgtcggctggagggaatcggctatcttggcggcggcagctaggttgaggacgggtgtgcagaacacctccacgttgctctaacgagtgcgtcgactggcagaacggcggggctgacggcgagcgccggatgactcgccgacctcgtgctcgttccgaccagtttggcggggactttcacgggaattggccatgtgaacttcggctgcaggcccacgacccaagtactcggaagacaactcagttggaactgagtccgatcgctgggacggcggcgcaaccacaaccgactcgaggaccgccacttgagaggacgcgttctggcgcgcctgggcatgtcgcacccagcgctggagccgcggacggcgagaccgcttgttgcggcgcgtgacggaggcgaagatcgacaccggagccgactgctggagaagaaggatgccgcgggcgccggcacggaagtgcgtagccccgcgactggggagcgcctcgacgtcgagaggcgcatcccgaagccatgccgaatcgtcgacgatgaaggagagtgcgccgaagaggatctcatgacccatgcaccaatctccaccggacgacatgatgaaaagatgtagtcgcaaactcgccggaagtcggttagacgcctgccccacggtgagcgccaactgtcgtgggtataagtctgacagtagatgtgtagggtacgaaaggatgggcagagccttagctacggcgaggttgtatgagttcaggcccctctacggtggaggtaaaagccctacgtctcggtgctcttgggagcttaatgtcgagtgaaatatggattagagtgaaaatgctaacccctgcaccagtggggaggggcggcttatatagagtacgctgcccttcacaacggtccggtgcgcaggggtggagtagtgacgaataaatgcctacgttacaggtaacgtatgccttaaatgctaataatggtgtatgaaaatgtactaccgttgccctccagggaggttacgatatacagagtggaatccagtcggcagtttaatacgctccgaatgctcatctccgattggatgatgggggtatcattaccgactggatgatgggaggtccttaattcagtcggaactgactaagggtcttgtcccttaAGAAGggcagtccttgggtaggacctatagggcagacctatgacgctACCCtgagactatgaccccatcaatatTTTTTTAGATAATAATGTTGATGGCACATAGTGTGTATTGTATTTTCCATAATATTGGTGTATTAATTTCTTAGAAGGGATATAAAAAATAGCTTCATACACAATGACAAAAGAGCAAAACAGAGCAGCAAGATGCGTCCACTTCTAGTTTTTTAGATCATTATTCCATCTCATTTGGTAACAAGTGTTACATCACTTACAAACAAAGGAATAATAGAGGCAGGAGATTGTCCATAAATACGCTATTCCGCTAGAGCCTAGATAGCCTAGCAAGCAACAATGTTTGCTTCTCTATAGCAACTTCTAGTTATCTTCTGATTTAAATAGCTATATGAGCACTAACCGATTTTTGTTTCCTCTCGTCTCAACCATCCATGTCATCAGCCCTACATTTTGATCCAACGAGGATGGCAATTTCACCCTATTGATTTTGATCCAATGATATGGTAATTTTTATCTCCTAAATTACCCCTAAAATTTTCAGTAATCCTTCCTTCATTTTCTAAAATGGACTCTCTTCTTGCGGTTAGGCGCTTGCATACCCTAGTCAGAATTTACTAATTCAAACGCTTAGCAACATAATTCCCATGCAATCTACTTTATCTGTTTTttgaatataagtctttttaaaaatttcactagaaaactacatacagagcaagaTGAGTGTatttacattcaaaagtactcccttcgttcctaaatataagtctttttaaaggttttactagtggactacatacatatgtatatagacatactttagaatgtagattcatctattactttagaatgtagattcatctattttgtttcgtatgtagacttttagtgaaatctcttaaaagacttatatttaggaacggagggggtatgtctatatatattcgtatgtagtcccctagtgcaAACTCTAAAAATACTCATATTTAGGAACCGAGGGAGTAATGCAACAGTTATAAGCATGCGCAGCCCCGTTTCAAAACCATAAGAGGTAATGTGTAATCAGGATTAAATAGACCTCTTAATTCCTACATGAAATTTATTATAAATTAACTAAGACATCACATGACATCTTCAAACACAAGAGCTACAACATATCCATATTAGGCCGGAAACAAATTACAACAATATCAATGCATATCAGCCTAGGAAGCTGCAACCAAAACAACACGAAAGTTTTTCATGTGCCCCCAGGCCACAAGAAACCAGGTTATCATGCTGTGACAATCACTCACTGTCAAAAGCCCTTCATGTCAAAAGTGGCAGGCACGGATGTACTCGGGAGACACCTGTCTTTGTTCCCTCTGATAAACTACAGGTAAATTATTGACAACCGCTCTGTTTCTCTGTTGCAAAGTGATAAAGATTGGCCTGATTTGTTAATGGAATAGGTAGTGTAACACCAGATGAAACCAGATCCTTCTCACGCTCCGTCAGGACCTTCGTGCTCTCTCTGCGGATGTTCTTACAACACGGAAGCTCAGCTGGATCAATGGCGCCTGTGCCGATGATCTTTGTCTCCAGATGAGTAGTAGCCGGCACGGTCTGGAGAGGCAACAAAGAAGACAGATGAGAAACAAAACAATTTAGTGGGTTACAGTATGGGATTGGTGAAGTGAGGTTTGCAGAGCAAATGTACGTACCACGTGACGAGCGGTGCCTTGATTTCTCCTTGTCCGAGTATCCTGCATTGTAGGGAGATAATGCAATATATGAGTATAACATAATTACATCTCAAACAGTTAGTCCCAACAGAATGTTCATGATAGTACCTGAACTTTTGTCTCTCGAACGGTGTCTCTTGGCTCTATCACGCTCCCTCTCGTGATCAGAATCTCTACCCCTAATATCACGGTCACGGCCTCTTGATCTACTTCTTTCTCTTTCCTCAGCACGGTCTACATTAGGCTCTGGCCTTTCAATCTTCGAATTTGCTGCCTGGCCTCCTTTTCCATTTAGCTCAGCAGGCAACGGCTTATCCTTGGTATCACTGTTTTCCTTCACTTTCTCTCGTCTTGCCTTGGTCAGTGAATTCTTCTCCTGGCTAGAACTCGAAGGTACAGGAGTACCCCTATCACTAGCAACAGCACTTGCTGGACTCTCCTGTATAGAAGTGCAAATAAATCCAGCAATCATTAGAAAATAACTTAAAAAGCAACAAGATAATGTATAGTGATGTTCCTTACCTTAGACGCGTGTGTATCCAAGGCCCTTCTAACACTGAAGGAATCATTATCTTTATACACTGGTATATATTGTGCCTTTGGGAGGCTGTACAGGTGAGCAAGAATTCTGCAAACTTCCTGAATTGCTGCCTCATCAGCATCAAAGACTGTCCACCAAGGAGGCTCTTCTGGGAGGGGGACCCGGTGCCTCCTAGCTGCAGCATACACAACTCCGCATGCTACTACTTCACTCTTAAACCGTACACAAAGAGTTGTCCGCAAGCTGATATAACAAACGTAGACTTCTTAGTAAGAGTGGATAAATAAGTACAAATGAAAAGGCAGATGCAAACGTCCATCAAAAGAAGAGAGGTCAGATGAACAATGAAACTTGAtatcaagaaaaatgcaaggtttAAATGAACAAGCATTGTACCAAGAAAACAGGAAAGCATCTaatgaactactccctccataaacTAATAAGACGTTTTAGATCACTATAATTTTATATCTCCCTTAAAGAAAGATCTAGCAAGTACATTCCCTACAAGCAAGTGTATGTGCGCCTGGGACCCAGTGCAGGCTACAGCACTACCGCATCACAGCATGTAGCAGGAACATCGATTAACATATTAGGACAAATAATTTACAGATCAGACACGCAACATGAATATAGTTAAAAACAATAAGATAATCCATGATCGAACAAAGTACCTATCATTGGCAAGGTTCCATGCTTCTTGTGTCAATTCAGGGGCTTCGAGTGTTGCAAGGTAGTTCGAGATGAACTTGTGAGGGTGCTCAACGTGGCAAATAAACCCCATCTCCTTCAGCAGATGTCGTTCAGTCCTTATCAGATCATGCCTCAGCTCTGTATATTTCTGCAACAATGATGAGAGTAGCAGATTTCAATTAAATATCCATGGAAAATAACTTCCATATTTACAAAACGCTGCAACAACATATGATACAGCAGCAATAACGCAAAAACTAAGGTTCGGATGCCATTCTAAGTTTCAAGTTTTTTTCTGCCGcaaatattaagaaatctgaatgtgcAAATGTTTCCAGGAAACTAGGATATGGGGAATAAAGTTCAGGTTATCTGAACAAAACATACCGTTGAAAATACATCCAAGAATTCTATTGGTAGGTTTTCTCTCCTGCATTCCATTCTATGGAAGACAAATATGATATGCTTTGATCTTCTTGGACTCTCCTCCAACTTGCCAGCCAACCACACACAACTAGCAGCAACTCTCTGCAAGATGAAGAAAATCGAAGAGGCTAATTAGCTCAGCTCGTAAAAGTCTGAGAATGGTTAGGCTGTAGTAAACTGAAGATAAACCAATTTACCTTAGCACTAAATCGTGCAAATGATTTCTTGCAGTAAAACCGATGGAACAGCACTTGTGCTGTGGCCATCACTGCTTGTGGTCTTTGTTGAATCAAGGAATTGACAACACACATAATCAaatgtagaagaagaaaaaactataACACAATAATTATATCTGTTTAATCATAACTTGTCAATAAGATTAGCATACTGATATATGTGAAATTTTGCAATATAACTCACTGTGACATCTTCAAATAGGTTAGTATGAAACAAAGTTTTTTTTTACTTTAGTGTATTAACTATGATGGAGCCACCGCTATATTGCTTTAGTAGCCAAATCACATTGCATATGACATCAACTCTCTATGCTATTCGGTCTGTTAAAATCAATTGTTAATCCACTGaagtaaaaaataaaatgttttcgCACTAACCTATTTGGAGATGTCAAAATGAGTTGTGTTTCACCTATGTAACCCTAAGAGAATCCTCGTAATGTATGCAAAATTTGCGTTTGGACGTGCTCGATTTCCAATGGAAGCTTATCACCAAACCCTAGAAAACTTATGAGCTTGCAAAATTCGGgaacaaaggggggggggggggggggggggggagagggagagggaggacaaAAGGATACAGCCTGAGGAGGATGCCGCTCTCCTGGATGAGGTCGCAGCCGTAGACACGGAGGGTCGTCTCGGCGGCCTCGTCGATCCCATCCTTCCGCGACGGCGAGTCGCGCAGCTGCTCGTCCGTGAGGTAGAACGTGTCGATCGCCGTGTAAATCATGTCTCCCCCTGCTCACGGTGTTCAATCGGGCAGGAACCGCCCGGCCGGGGCGGCGCGCCGTGGCGGCTGGGGGTAGGGCGTGGTGCGGCGGCTGACGGGAGGGGAGGAGAGGGAAGGCGGCGAAGGAGGAAGGGGCCGGTAGCGGCGGCGTTGCAGGTGGGCAGGGAGGAGGCCGGAGGATCTCTGGGAGGGAAGGAGGCGACGGCGTGCCAGCTGGAGGTTTGCGGCGGCGTCGCGCGATAGGGAGGGAGAAGCCTCGCCCCTGGAGGAAAGGGGAAAGAAGAAGGGGCACGGgtgaaaaatagaaagaaaaaaaatatatggCTGGGCCATCTCATCCTGGATGAAGGGCCCAGATTCTTGTGGATGGATCTGATACTTCTTCGAAATGGCAGTTATACCGTATTTATTAAAAAAAAAGAATTATTAATTAGGGAAAACCGACGAAAAACTAGACAAACACTATGTTAGTTATTTGCACACAACTTCCTTGGTTCTACTCCTTTTGCTTTCAGAACCACCTCTTCTCGTCCACTCGTGACGGTTGATGTTGTT
This genomic stretch from Hordeum vulgare subsp. vulgare chromosome 6H, MorexV3_pseudomolecules_assembly, whole genome shotgun sequence harbors:
- the LOC123401952 gene encoding cyclin-L1-1, producing MIYTAIDTFYLTDEQLRDSPSRKDGIDEAAETTLRVYGCDLIQESGILLRLPQAVMATAQVLFHRFYCKKSFARFSAKRVAASCVWLAGKLEESPRRSKHIIFVFHRMECRRENLPIEFLDVFSTKYTELRHDLIRTERHLLKEMGFICHVEHPHKFISNYLATLEAPELTQEAWNLANDSLRTTLCVRFKSEVVACGVVYAAARRHRVPLPEEPPWWTVFDADEAAIQEVCRILAHLYSLPKAQYIPVYKDNDSFSVRRALDTHASKESPASAVASDRGTPVPSSSSQEKNSLTKARREKVKENSDTKDKPLPAELNGKGGQAANSKIERPEPNVDRAEERERSRSRGRDRDIRGRDSDHERERDRAKRHRSRDKSSGYSDKEKSRHRSSRDRAGYYSSGDKDHRHRRH